Proteins from a genomic interval of Phlebotomus papatasi isolate M1 chromosome 3, Ppap_2.1, whole genome shotgun sequence:
- the LOC129807228 gene encoding dual specificity protein phosphatase 3 isoform X2, with translation MYSNSRLDSTDVTTGRQLQRILHYSITPCRPLPTLRRSECAIHDVDCDEVYPKIYIGDAASAKNKTYLRLMGITHILNTAEGSRFGQVDTGHSYYRDMSNMRYMGFPMIDQPTTDISRYFYIASKFIENAVNGGGKVLVHCLMGMSRSATCVLAYLMIARQMSAAEAIRTVRMHRDIRPNDGFLQQLADLDNELRRERSFKLY, from the exons ATG TACTCCAACAGCCGATTAGACTCCACAGATGTCACCACCGGACGACAGTTGCAGAGGATCCTTCATTACTCCATAACACCCTGTCGACCCCTTCCGACCCTGAGGCGTTCAGAATGTGCCATTCATGACGTTGACTGTGATGAGGTTTACCCAAAGATTTACATTGGTGATGC AGCATCAGCTAAAAATAAAACGTATCTCCGTCTAATGGGAATCACGCATATATTGAATACCGCAGAGGGTTCACGTTTTGGTCAAGTGGACACGGGACACTCATACTACAGAGACATGTCCAATATGAG ATACATGGGCTTCCCAATGATTGACCAACCCACCACGGACATCTCGCGCTACTTCTACATCGCATCAAAGTTCATTGAAAATGCCGTCAATGGCGGTGGAAAAGTGCTAGTTCACTGTCTTATGGGTATGTCCAGGTCAGCTACTTGTGTCCTGGCCTACCTCATGATTGCCCGTCAGATGTCTGCAGCTGAAGCCATTCGAACTGTCCGGATGCACCGTGACATAAGACCAAATGATGGCTTCCTGCAGCAATTAGCTGATTTGGACAATGAGCTAAGACGAGAACGAAGTTTCAAGCTCtactaa
- the LOC129807228 gene encoding dual specificity protein phosphatase 3 isoform X1, whose product MSWRLAYSNSRLDSTDVTTGRQLQRILHYSITPCRPLPTLRRSECAIHDVDCDEVYPKIYIGDAASAKNKTYLRLMGITHILNTAEGSRFGQVDTGHSYYRDMSNMRYMGFPMIDQPTTDISRYFYIASKFIENAVNGGGKVLVHCLMGMSRSATCVLAYLMIARQMSAAEAIRTVRMHRDIRPNDGFLQQLADLDNELRRERSFKLY is encoded by the exons ATGTCTTGGAGACTTGCG TACTCCAACAGCCGATTAGACTCCACAGATGTCACCACCGGACGACAGTTGCAGAGGATCCTTCATTACTCCATAACACCCTGTCGACCCCTTCCGACCCTGAGGCGTTCAGAATGTGCCATTCATGACGTTGACTGTGATGAGGTTTACCCAAAGATTTACATTGGTGATGC AGCATCAGCTAAAAATAAAACGTATCTCCGTCTAATGGGAATCACGCATATATTGAATACCGCAGAGGGTTCACGTTTTGGTCAAGTGGACACGGGACACTCATACTACAGAGACATGTCCAATATGAG ATACATGGGCTTCCCAATGATTGACCAACCCACCACGGACATCTCGCGCTACTTCTACATCGCATCAAAGTTCATTGAAAATGCCGTCAATGGCGGTGGAAAAGTGCTAGTTCACTGTCTTATGGGTATGTCCAGGTCAGCTACTTGTGTCCTGGCCTACCTCATGATTGCCCGTCAGATGTCTGCAGCTGAAGCCATTCGAACTGTCCGGATGCACCGTGACATAAGACCAAATGATGGCTTCCTGCAGCAATTAGCTGATTTGGACAATGAGCTAAGACGAGAACGAAGTTTCAAGCTCtactaa
- the LOC129807229 gene encoding EGF domain-specific O-linked N-acetylglucosamine transferase, with the protein MPYYPSNLSSFVFSVLNLSVLFLFLHIFVLDVACKDLNLPESHVAYHLNRISRGAPGSRECWGYEDDCDRDNFAFSQPECKEGHSTYIKDIETQKKTFFNQADFGFVRQQIREQSIICEPLFRDDSSLECSKYLRFCNGRNIMVNFTDFLHRREPVRYHMDVLKEGEIAGYCTLHGDRLKDELGHLSPLQSWAPELRFFTELPQRPIESGMCDVIVTQPTVFLKLDASINMYHHFCDFFNLYASLHVNTSNGIEYDPFGREMRILIWETYKYISPFAETFEAFTENPLWDLNTFRGKTVCFKNLMLPLLPRMIFGLFYNTPIIQGCEKSGLFRAFSEFILHRLEIPLHPRKTRKIRVTFLSRGTKYRRVINEDQLMAKLHQNNRFEAQKVTYGSQMKFRDQLEITRNTDLFIGMHGAGLTHALFLPNWASIFELYNCEDPTCYLDLARLRGVHYVTWENEEKLQAEDDGSSTESGAYAKFTNYSFDPDEFMRLVNKAADHIEQQNEFKNYLNQYLTQNENRDEL; encoded by the exons ATGCCTTACTATCCCTCTAATTTAAGCAGTTTTGTGTTCAGTGTACTTAATTTGAGTGTTCTATTTCTTTTTCTGCACATCTTTGTACTCGATGTTGCTTGCAAAGACTTAAATTTACCTGAGTCGCACGTGGCATATCACCTGAATCGCATTTCACGTGGTGCACCGGGTTCCAGGGAATGCTGGGGATATGAGGATGACTGTGATAGGGacaattttgctttttctcagcCTGAATGTAAAGAAGGACATTCCACATATATCAAAGACATAGAGACACAGAAAAAGACCTTCTTCAATCAAGCGGACTTCG GATTTGTAAGGCAACAAATTAGAGAGCAATCCATCATTTGTGAACCTCTATTCCGAGATGATTCTTCACTAGAATGTTCCAAATATCTACGGTTCTGCAATGGTAGGAATATTATGGTGAATTTTACTGATTTCCTTCATCGACGTGAGCCTGTTCGATACCACATGGATGTCCTGAAGGAGGGCGAAATTGCTGGCTATTGCACACTTCATGGAGATCGATTGAAAGATGAACTGGGTCACCTGAGTCCATTACAGTCGTGGGCGCCAGAATTGCGTTTCTTCACCGAGTTACCTCAGCGACCCATTGAGAGTGGGATGTGCGACGTGATCGTGACCCAGCCCACAGTGTTTCTCAAGTTGGACGCCA GTATCAACATGTACCATCatttctgtgattttttcaatttgtacgCGAGTCTTCACGTCAACACTTCCAATGGGATTGAGTACGATCCATTTGGTCGGGAGATGAGGATCCTGATTTGGGAGACTTACAAGTACATATCACCATTTGCAGAGACTTTTGAGGCTTTTACAGAGAATCCACTCTGGGACTTAAATACTTTTCGAGGCAAAACTGTATGCTTTAAGAATCTCATGCTGCCACTTCTACCTCGAATGATCTTTGGGCTCTTCTACAATACACCAATC ATACAAGGCTGTGAAAAAAGTGGACTATTTCGGGCTTTCTCAGAATTTATTCTGCATCGTCTGGAAATTCCACTTCATCCTCGGAAAACTCGAAAAATAAGAGTAACTTTCCTTTCACGTGGAACAAAGTACCGAAGAGTCATCAATGAAGACCAGCTAATGGCAAAGCTGCACCAAAATAATCGGTTTGAGGCACAAAAAGTCACTTACGGAAGCCAAATGAAATTCCGGGATCAACTGGAAATTACGCGAAATACTGACTTATTTATTGGAATGCATGGGGCAGGTCTTACTCATGCGCTATTTCTGCCCAATTGGGCTTCAATTTTTGAATTGTACAACTGCGAAGATCCCACCTGTTACCTAGACCTGGCCCGTCTTCGTGGAGTACATTATGTTACCTGGGAGAATGAGGAAAAGTTGCAGGCAGAAGATGACGGCAGTAGCACTGAAAGTGGAGCCTATGCCAAGTTTACGAACTATTCCTTCGATCCTGATGAGTTCATGAGGCTTGTGAATAAAGCGGCCGACCACATTGAACAGCAGAATGAgttcaaaaattacttaaatcaGTACCTGACACAGAATGAAAATCGCGATGAACTTTGA